The following are encoded together in the Cicer arietinum cultivar CDC Frontier isolate Library 1 chromosome 2, Cicar.CDCFrontier_v2.0, whole genome shotgun sequence genome:
- the LOC105852821 gene encoding calcium-dependent protein kinase 4-like, with protein MLLPRFSSSIMGLKQMFGPPVSYFIYCSVVYHRFGQVYFTANTLLIFCPASAALLKVFSFWSSKTQQGIFDAVLKGHIDFDSDPWPLISDSGKDLIRKMLCSQPSDRLTAHQVLCHPWICENGVAPDRSLDPAVLSRLKQFSAMNKLKKMALRVNKAN; from the exons ATGTTGCTCCCGAGGTTCTCCTCAAGCATTATGGGCCTGAAGCAGATGTTTGGACCGCCGGTGTCATACTTTATATATTGCTCAGTGGTGTACCACCGTTTTGGGCAGGTATATTTCACTGCTAACACTCTTTTGATCTTTTGCCCTGCATCTGCAGCATTACTAAAAGTTTTTTCGTTTTGGAGCTCAAAGACCCAGCAGGGTATATTTGATGCTGTATTGAAGGGACATATAGATTTTGACTCAGATCCATGGCCTCTAATATCTGATAGTGGAAAAGATCTGATTAGAAAGATGTTGTGTTCTCAGCCTTCAGATCGGTTGACTGCTCATCAAGTCTTAT GTCATCCTTGGATATGTGAAAATGGAGTTGCCCCTGACAGATCATTGGACCCTGCTGTTCTTTCTCGTCTCAAACAGTTTTCTGCAATGAATAAGCTAAAGAAGATGGCATTGCGGGTAAATAAAGCTAATTAA